A stretch of the Cytobacillus luteolus genome encodes the following:
- a CDS encoding SDR family oxidoreductase, whose translation MQKNQVAIVTGASRGIGKAIAFKLAEIGTKLSLVGSSEEIHKTREELREAGFHEVITHQVDVSNEEQMQDLVEKTVSQFGTVDVLVNNAGIGFFKLVEDTNVDEWRKVFEVNVQGVFVGSKAVLPYMKEKKFGTIITISSDVGRYTIPNGAAYTATKYAVQGFSGALAQEVREYGIRVGTINPGMVDTYFNNSEQGTDDKKEWLKAENVAEAVIYMASAPKHMVIDEIVLHPLIQQYPIS comes from the coding sequence ATGCAAAAAAACCAAGTGGCAATTGTGACAGGAGCTTCCAGAGGCATTGGGAAAGCTATTGCTTTTAAATTAGCTGAAATAGGAACAAAGCTTTCGCTAGTAGGAAGTTCAGAGGAAATTCATAAAACAAGAGAAGAACTAAGAGAAGCGGGGTTTCATGAAGTCATAACCCACCAAGTTGATGTTTCTAACGAGGAGCAAATGCAAGACCTGGTTGAGAAAACAGTAAGCCAGTTTGGAACGGTGGATGTTTTAGTAAATAACGCAGGCATTGGATTTTTTAAGCTGGTAGAAGATACTAACGTCGATGAATGGAGAAAAGTATTCGAGGTAAATGTTCAAGGGGTCTTTGTAGGAAGCAAAGCAGTTTTACCCTACATGAAAGAGAAGAAGTTTGGAACAATCATCACGATTTCTTCGGATGTAGGAAGATACACCATCCCAAATGGAGCAGCTTATACCGCGACTAAATACGCTGTTCAAGGTTTTTCAGGAGCTCTTGCACAAGAGGTTAGAGAATATGGTATTCGTGTTGGAACGATTAACCCGGGAATGGTTGATACATACTTTAACAACTCAGAACAAGGAACCGATGATAAAAAAGAATGGCTCAAAGCAGAGAATGTTGCGGAGGCCGTTATTTATATGGCAAGTGCGCCAAAGCACATGGTTATTGATGAGATTGTGTTGCATCCGTTGATTCAGCAGTATCCTATTTCATAA